In Musa acuminata AAA Group cultivar baxijiao chromosome BXJ2-10, Cavendish_Baxijiao_AAA, whole genome shotgun sequence, a genomic segment contains:
- the LOC135624928 gene encoding serine hydroxymethyltransferase 7-like, whose product MSPSRSPLGLSPGFRLAACLFPGRHPGSAGAGPVEPSDGKESGEAERGKEEKIRVWESLMRGESASSILAPSKKAKVESDLETRRAAVWSRVNQLLSAALSDIFAIMVKEMQFQVKGIELITTLNFVCCIALKTLVSHLIDEYSEAYPRYGYYGWDQCISQIEQLCYGRALMAFDLDLECWAVNVQVYLCTLANFEVYIGSLFPKDPIVELDFPSYGKKILGASMLPQGLSYEVNLLIGCIDYDKLEKKDMGLRSQKMLVWKERLYSSREWEFDVCM is encoded by the coding sequence ATGAGCCCCTCCCGCTCCCCGCTCGGCCTCTCTCCCGGATTCCGCCTCGCTGCCTGTCTTTTCCCCGGTCGGCATCCTGGGAGCGCTGGCGCCGGACCCGTGGAGCCGAGCGACGGCAAGGAATCCGGCGAAGCGGAGCGGGGGAAGGAGGAGAAAATCAGGGTTTGGGAGTCTTTGATGCGAGGGGAATCCGCCTCCTCTATTCTTGCCCCATCGAAGAAGGCGAAGGTGGAGTCGGATCTCGAGACCCGGAGAGCCGCCGTCTGGTCTCGGGTGAACCAACTGTTGTCTGCTGCACTCTCTGACATCTTCGCGATCATGGTGAAGGAGATGCAGTTTCAGGTGAAGGGGATCGAGCTCATCACTACTTTGAATTTCGTGTGCTGCATCGCGCTCAAAACCCTAGTTAGCCACTTGATCGACGAGTACTCCGAGGCGTATCCCAGATATGGTTACTATGGCTGGGACCAGTGTATCAGTCAGATCGAGCAGCTATGCTATGGTCGTGCCCTCATGGcatttgatcttgatcttgaaTGTTGGGCTGTCAACGTGCAGGTTTACTTGTGTACCTTGGCCAACTTCGAGGTCTACATAGGATCCTTGTTTCCCAAGGATCCAATTGTGGAGCTTGATTTCCCTTCTTATGGGAAGAAGATCTTAGGGGCTTCAATGTTACCCCAAGGCTTGTCATACGAGGTGAATCTGCTTATCGGGTGCATAGACTACGATAAGCTCGAGAAAAAGGACATGGGATTGCGTTCCCAAAAGATGCTCGTGTGGAAGGAGCGCCTGTACTCCTCCAGAGAGTGGGAATTTGATGTGTGCATGTAG
- the LOC103968393 gene encoding probable L-ascorbate peroxidase 6, chloroplastic/mitochondrial: MAERLAASFSASACLLPAASKRTAQPSSAALSFLPSPRRLHSTSSSSLRPVPSPLRLFQTAAIGSRRTSSVVVCAASDPAQLRSAREDIKELLKTTFCHPILVRLGWHDAGTYDKNIAEWPKRGGANGSLRFEIELKHAANAGLVNALKLLQSIKDKYSSITYADLFQLASATAIEEAGGPKIPMKYGRVDVSGPEQCPEEGRLPDAGPASPAGHLRNVFYRMGLDDKEIVALSGAHTLGRSRPERSGWGKAETKYTKDGPGAPGGQSWTVQWLKFDNSYFRDIKQGKDEDLLILPTDAVLFEDSHFKVYAEKYAEDEDAFFKDYAEAHAKLSNLGAKFNPPEGISMNDDDDSNKTVTTRKPFVAAASYSDED; this comes from the exons ATGGCGGAGCGGCTCGCTGCTTCTTTCTCTGCTTCCGCCTGCCTCCTCCCAGCTGCGTCCAAGCGGACGGCGCAGCCCTCCTCCGCAGCCCTCTCCTTCCTCCCTTCCCCTCGCCGCCTTCAttccacctcctcttcctccctccgCCCCGTCCCTTCGCCTCTCCGTCTCTTCCAG ACGGCCGCGATCGGCTCACGCAGGACGTCGTCGGTCGTCGTGTGTGCGGCTTCCGATCCGGCGCAGCTGAGAAGCGCCAGGGAGGACATCAAGGAGCTGCTTAAGACCACTTTCTGCCATCCGATCTTG GTTCGTCTAGGATGGCATGATGCTGGTACATATGATAAGAATATTGCGGAGTGGCCAAAACGTGGGGGAGCTAATGGAAGCTTACGGTTTGAGATAGAATTGAAACATGCAGCCAACGCTG GTCTTGTAAATGCTCTAAAGCTTCTTCAGTCTATTAAGGACAAGTATTCAAGCATTACATATGCAGATTTGTTCCAGTTGGCCAGTGCTACAGCTATTGAG GAGGCTGGTGGCCCCAAAATCCCTATGAAATATGGAAGAGTAGATGTTTCTGGGCCTGAACAGTGCCCAGAAGAGGGGAGACTTCCTG ATGCTGGCCCAGCTTCACCAGCTGGTCACCTGCGGAATGTATTCTATAGAATGGGCCTTGACGACAAG GAGATTGTTGCATTATCAGGTGCGCACACGCTTGGGCGTTCCAGACCAGAACGTAGTGGTTGGGGAAAAGCAGAAACCAAGTATACT AAAGATGGACCTGGTGCACCTGGTGGACAATCATGGACGGTGCAATGGTTAAAATTTGACAATAGTTACTTCAGA GATATCAAACAAGGAAAAGATGAAGATCTGCTAATCTTGCCCACAGATGCTGTTTTGTTTGAAGACTCACATTTTAAG GTCTATGCTGAGAAATATGCGGAGGATGAAGATGCATTTTTCAAGGATTATGCTGAAGCTCATGCTAAACTCAGCAATCTAGGTGCCAAATTTAACCCTCCTGAG GGGATCTCgatgaatgatgatgatgattccaaCAAGACGGTAACAACACGGAAGCCATTCGTTGCAGCAGCATCGTATTCTGATGAG GATTAA
- the LOC135624931 gene encoding dynamin-like protein ARC5, whose protein sequence is MGFQFNHVGGDTKIRWPITLHMKYNPGYVVSVCRLVSDAGPTVASRMSFPEIQEIDALLGVRTLDRSRPDAVVGEKQKLSILNKGFGTS, encoded by the exons ATGGGTTTCCAGTTCAACCACGTCGGTGGCGACACCAAGATCCGCTGGCCGATCACCCTCCACATGAAGTACAACCCCGGTTACGTCGTCTCGGTCTGCCGCCTCGTCTCCGACGCCGGCCCCACCGTCGCCAGTCGCATGTCCTTTCCCGAGATCCAG GAGATTGATGCATTATTAGGTGTGCGCACACTTGATCGTTCCAGACCTGATGCAGTGGTTGGGGAAAAGCAGAAACTAAGTATACT CAataaaggatttggaacttcgtaG
- the LOC135583729 gene encoding dynamin-like protein ARC5 isoform X1 has translation MRKGGAAQRGEAGGGEEAAAALAAVEEEEEEDEEEEQESSSSDSGKLYEAYNELHGLAQEFETPFEVPAVLVVGHQTDGKSALVEALMGFQFNHVGGGTKTRRPITLHMKYNPGYRVPVCRLVCDADPAVASLMSLPEIQAYIEAENMRLESDPCQFSEKEIIIRIEYKYCPNLTIIDTPGLIIPAPGRRNRTLQGQARAVEALVRAKMQHKELIILCLEDCSDWSNATTRRIVMQIDPELSRTVIVSTKLDTKILQFARASDVEVFLKPPACTLDGCLLGGSPFFTSVPSGRVGSGSEAIYRSNEEFKKAICLREMEDIVALEGKLGRSLSKEERSRIGVSSLRLFLEELLQKRYMDNVPLIIPLLEKELRSTTRKIRETNQEFRNLDEAKLKEKGRAFHDSFLTKLSLLLKGTVVAPPDKFGETLLDERTMGGPFTGTDSLQLPHKMMPNAGMRLYGGAQYHRAMAEFRLVVGGVKCPPITREEIVNACGVEDIHDGTNYSRTACVIAVAKARDTFEPFLHQLGFRLLYILKRLLPISMYLLQKDGEYLSGHEVFLRRVETAFNNFAESTERSCREKCMEDLVSTTRYVTWSLHNKNRAGLCQFLDSFASSEQYSASTISSGVQQEHYLALNDNKSDRSKPDSKPNHSNPCSDSIPCNPTAETRLVDLLDSTLWNRRLAPSSERIVYALVYQIFHGIKEHFLVSTELKFNCFFLMPVVDKLPALLWEDLESAFGDDLDQIFDITQLRHSLGQRKRELEIELKRLQRLKEKFREINEQLSSYLVRP, from the exons ATGAGGAAGGGCGGAGCTGCCCAAAGGGGTGAGGCCGGAGGAGGCGAAGAGGCGGCGGCCGCGctggcggcggtggaggaggaggaggaggaggatgaggaggaggaacaaGAATCCTCCTCTTCGGACTCCGGGAAGCTCTACGAGGCGTACAACGAGCTCCACGGGCTGGCACAGGAGTTCGAGACGCCCTTCGAGGTACCGGCGGTGCTGGTGGTGGGGCACCAGACCGACGGGAAGAGCGCGCTCGTGGAGGCCCTCATGGGTTTCCAGTTCAACCACGTCGGCGGCGGCACCAAGACCCGCCGGCCGATCACCCTTCACATGAAGTACAACCCCGGTTACCGCGTCCCGGTCTGCCGCCTCGTTTGCGACGCTGACCCCGCCGTCGCCAGTCTCATGTCCCTTCCCGAGATCCAG GCTTATATTGAAGCTGAAAACATGAGGCTGGAGAGTGATCCTTGTCAGTTTTCAGAAAAAGAAATCATTATTAGGATAGAGTATAAGTACTGCCCAAATCTTACCATCATTGATACACCGGGTCTTATTATTCCAGCTCCAGGTCGAAGGAACCGAACTTTACAG ggACAAGCTCGTGCAGTGGAGGCACTTGTACGAGCTAAAATGCAGCATAAAGAGTTAATCATTTTATGCCTTGAAGATTGCAGTGATTGGAGTAATGCCACAACACGCAGAATAGTGATGCAA ATTGATCCTGAGCTTTCAAGGACTGTCATTGTATCCACAAAGCTCGACACAAAAATTCTGCAGTTTGCACGGGCTTCAGATGTTGAAGTTTTTCTTAAACCACCTGCTTGTACATTGGATGGCTGTTTGTTAGGTGGTTCACCCTTCTTCACTTCTGTGCCATCAGGGAGAGTTGGTTCTGGGAGTGAAGCTATTTATCGATCCAATGAGGAGTTTAAGAAA GCCATCTGTTTGAGAGAAATGGAAGATATTGTGGCTTTAGAGGGAAAGCTAGGTAGGTCATTGTCAAAGGAGGAAAGAAGTAGAATAGGTGTGAGCAGCCTTAGATTATTTTTGGAAGAATTGTTGCAGAAAAG GTATATGGACAATGTTCCACTAATCATTCCACTTTTGGAGAAGGAACTTCGGAGCACTACGAGGAAAATACGTGAAACTAACCAAGAAttcag AAATTTGGATGAAGCAAAATTGAAGGAAAAGGGACGTGCATTCCATGACTCTTTTTTGACCAAG ttatctttgTTATTGAAAGGCACAGTTGTGGCACCTCCTGATAAATTTG GAGAAACATTGCTGGATGAGAGGACTATGGGTGGACCTTTTACAGGAACTGACAGTCTTCAGCTTCCACACAAGATGATGCCT AATGCTGGAATGCGTCTTTATGGCGGTGCGCAATACCATCGTGCAATGGCAGAATTTCGTCTTGTTGTTGGAGGTGTCAAGTGTCCTCCAATTACTAGGGAGGAGATAGTAAATGCATGTGGAGTTGAAGACATTCATGATGGAACAAACTACTCTAG GACTGCCTGCGTAATTGCTGTTGCCAAAGCTCGTGATACCTTTGAGCCTTTCCTTCATCAG TTGGGCTTTAGGCTTCTATACATTTTGAAGAGGCTACTGCCTATTTCCATGTATCTGTTGCAG AAAGATGGAGAGTATCTTAGTGGCCATGAAGTATTTCTGAGACGTGTTGAGACAGCCTTTAATAATTTTGCTGAATCGACTGAACGATCATGTCGTGAAAA ATGTATGGAAGACTTAGTGAGCACTACACGATATGTCACTTGGTCTCTTCATAACAAG AATCGGGCTGGATTATGCCAATTTTTGGACTCATTTGCTAGCTCAGAGCAGTATAGCGCTAGCACCATCTCTTCAGGTGTTCAACAGGAACATTACTTGGCTCTGAATGACAACAAATCTGATAGATCGAAGCCAGATTCAAAACCTAACCATTCTAACCCATGTTCTGACTCGATTCCATGCAATCCCACAGCAGAAACAAGGCTGGTTGATCTTTTGGATAGCACACTGTGGAACCGAAGACTGGCTCCTTCATCTGAAAGAATTGTTTATGCCTTGGTATATCAAATTTTTCATGGGATCAAGGAGCATTTTCTGGTATCTACAGAATTAAAG TTCAATTGCTTCTTCCTGATGCCGGTTGTCGACAAGTTGCCAGCCCTTCTGTGGGAAGACCTGGAATCTGCATTTGGAGATGACTTGGACCAAATTTTTGACATAACTCAGCTACGCCACTCTCTCGGACAGCGCAAGCGGGAATTGGAGATCGAATTGAAACGG TTACAGCGGCTGAAGGAGAAGTTTAGAGAGATAAATGAGCAGTTGAGTTCTTATCTCGTCCGACCATAG
- the LOC135583729 gene encoding dynamin-like protein ARC5 isoform X2 — protein sequence MRKGGAAQRGEAGGGEEAAAALAAVEEEEEEDEEEEQESSSSDSGKLYEAYNELHGLAQEFETPFEVPAVLVVGHQTDGKSALVEALMGFQFNHVGGGTKTRRPITLHMKYNPGYRVPVCRLVCDADPAVASLMSLPEIQAYIEAENMRLESDPCQFSEKEIIIRIEYKYCPNLTIIDTPGLIIPAPGRRNRTLQGQARAVEALVRAKMQHKELIILCLEDCSDWSNATTRRIVMQIDPELSRTVIVSTKLDTKILQFARASDVEVFLKPPACTLDGCLLGGSPFFTSVPSGRVGSGSEAIYRSNEEFKKAICLREMEDIVALEGKLGRSLSKEERSRIGVSSLRLFLEELLQKRYMDNVPLIIPLLEKELRSTTRKIRETNQEFRNLDEAKLKEKGRAFHDSFLTKLSLLLKGTVVAPPDKFGETLLDERTMGGPFTGTDSLQLPHKMMPNAGMRLYGGAQYHRAMAEFRLVVGGVKCPPITREEIVNACGVEDIHDGTNYSRTACVIAVAKARDTFEPFLHQLGFRLLYILKRLLPISMYLLQKDGEYLSGHEVFLRRVETAFNNFAESTERSCREKCMEDLVSTTRYVTWSLHNKNRAGLCQFLDSFASSEQYSASTISSAETRLVDLLDSTLWNRRLAPSSERIVYALVYQIFHGIKEHFLVSTELKFNCFFLMPVVDKLPALLWEDLESAFGDDLDQIFDITQLRHSLGQRKRELEIELKRLQRLKEKFREINEQLSSYLVRP from the exons ATGAGGAAGGGCGGAGCTGCCCAAAGGGGTGAGGCCGGAGGAGGCGAAGAGGCGGCGGCCGCGctggcggcggtggaggaggaggaggaggaggatgaggaggaggaacaaGAATCCTCCTCTTCGGACTCCGGGAAGCTCTACGAGGCGTACAACGAGCTCCACGGGCTGGCACAGGAGTTCGAGACGCCCTTCGAGGTACCGGCGGTGCTGGTGGTGGGGCACCAGACCGACGGGAAGAGCGCGCTCGTGGAGGCCCTCATGGGTTTCCAGTTCAACCACGTCGGCGGCGGCACCAAGACCCGCCGGCCGATCACCCTTCACATGAAGTACAACCCCGGTTACCGCGTCCCGGTCTGCCGCCTCGTTTGCGACGCTGACCCCGCCGTCGCCAGTCTCATGTCCCTTCCCGAGATCCAG GCTTATATTGAAGCTGAAAACATGAGGCTGGAGAGTGATCCTTGTCAGTTTTCAGAAAAAGAAATCATTATTAGGATAGAGTATAAGTACTGCCCAAATCTTACCATCATTGATACACCGGGTCTTATTATTCCAGCTCCAGGTCGAAGGAACCGAACTTTACAG ggACAAGCTCGTGCAGTGGAGGCACTTGTACGAGCTAAAATGCAGCATAAAGAGTTAATCATTTTATGCCTTGAAGATTGCAGTGATTGGAGTAATGCCACAACACGCAGAATAGTGATGCAA ATTGATCCTGAGCTTTCAAGGACTGTCATTGTATCCACAAAGCTCGACACAAAAATTCTGCAGTTTGCACGGGCTTCAGATGTTGAAGTTTTTCTTAAACCACCTGCTTGTACATTGGATGGCTGTTTGTTAGGTGGTTCACCCTTCTTCACTTCTGTGCCATCAGGGAGAGTTGGTTCTGGGAGTGAAGCTATTTATCGATCCAATGAGGAGTTTAAGAAA GCCATCTGTTTGAGAGAAATGGAAGATATTGTGGCTTTAGAGGGAAAGCTAGGTAGGTCATTGTCAAAGGAGGAAAGAAGTAGAATAGGTGTGAGCAGCCTTAGATTATTTTTGGAAGAATTGTTGCAGAAAAG GTATATGGACAATGTTCCACTAATCATTCCACTTTTGGAGAAGGAACTTCGGAGCACTACGAGGAAAATACGTGAAACTAACCAAGAAttcag AAATTTGGATGAAGCAAAATTGAAGGAAAAGGGACGTGCATTCCATGACTCTTTTTTGACCAAG ttatctttgTTATTGAAAGGCACAGTTGTGGCACCTCCTGATAAATTTG GAGAAACATTGCTGGATGAGAGGACTATGGGTGGACCTTTTACAGGAACTGACAGTCTTCAGCTTCCACACAAGATGATGCCT AATGCTGGAATGCGTCTTTATGGCGGTGCGCAATACCATCGTGCAATGGCAGAATTTCGTCTTGTTGTTGGAGGTGTCAAGTGTCCTCCAATTACTAGGGAGGAGATAGTAAATGCATGTGGAGTTGAAGACATTCATGATGGAACAAACTACTCTAG GACTGCCTGCGTAATTGCTGTTGCCAAAGCTCGTGATACCTTTGAGCCTTTCCTTCATCAG TTGGGCTTTAGGCTTCTATACATTTTGAAGAGGCTACTGCCTATTTCCATGTATCTGTTGCAG AAAGATGGAGAGTATCTTAGTGGCCATGAAGTATTTCTGAGACGTGTTGAGACAGCCTTTAATAATTTTGCTGAATCGACTGAACGATCATGTCGTGAAAA ATGTATGGAAGACTTAGTGAGCACTACACGATATGTCACTTGGTCTCTTCATAACAAG AATCGGGCTGGATTATGCCAATTTTTGGACTCATTTGCTAGCTCAGAGCAGTATAGCGCTAGCACCATCTCTTCAG CAGAAACAAGGCTGGTTGATCTTTTGGATAGCACACTGTGGAACCGAAGACTGGCTCCTTCATCTGAAAGAATTGTTTATGCCTTGGTATATCAAATTTTTCATGGGATCAAGGAGCATTTTCTGGTATCTACAGAATTAAAG TTCAATTGCTTCTTCCTGATGCCGGTTGTCGACAAGTTGCCAGCCCTTCTGTGGGAAGACCTGGAATCTGCATTTGGAGATGACTTGGACCAAATTTTTGACATAACTCAGCTACGCCACTCTCTCGGACAGCGCAAGCGGGAATTGGAGATCGAATTGAAACGG TTACAGCGGCTGAAGGAGAAGTTTAGAGAGATAAATGAGCAGTTGAGTTCTTATCTCGTCCGACCATAG